DNA sequence from the Leptospirillum ferrooxidans C2-3 genome:
GCCAATAGCCATGGGAAATAACTCCAGGGCAAGGGGACAAGACCAACCTTCGCTCCCAGGGAAGAAAAGGGAATGGCCACTCCGAGGATCATGATCAGCGAAGTCATCACAAGAAGCGGAGCGGATGCCCTGCTTTGCAAAAACGGGATCTTCCGGGTACGGATGATATGGACGATCAGTGTCTGGGAGAGGAGTCCTTCAATGAACCATCCGGACTGGAACAATCCGGCGCTTGCCGGACTGTTCGCCTTGAACACGAACCACATGACAGCAAATGTCGCATAGTCAAAGATCGAGCTGATGGGTCCCATCACAACCATGAATCGCCCGATATCCCCGATTTCCCATTTGCGAGGCTTTTCGAGATACTCCTCATCGACGTGATCGAAGGGGATCGCCGTCTGGGAGAGGTCATAAAGAAGGTTCTGGGTTAAAAGCTGGACCGGCTGCATGGGAAGAAACGGAAGAAAAACGCTCGACCCGAGAATACTGAAAACATTTCCGAAGTTCGAGCTCGAACCCATCTTGATATATTTGATGATGTTTCCGAACACCTTCCTGCCCTCGATAATCCCCTCTTCCAGCACAAGAAGACTTTTTTCAAGGAGGATGATATCGGCGGACTCTTTCGCGATATCGACGGCATTGTCGACGGATATCCCGATATCCGAGGCCAAAAGGGCCGGAGCGTCGTTGATCCCGTCTCCCATAAATCCGACAACATGGCCCTTTCGCTGAAGGGATCGGATGATCCGCTCTTTTTGCGAAGGAGAAAGCTTCGCGAAAACCGTTGTTTTCTCCACCCGTGAGTCGAGATCTTCATCGGAGATCTCGGACAGCTCTCCCCCCAGCATCAGGGAGTCCACCTCAAGCCCCACCTCACGACAGATTTTTCTTGTCACAAGATCGTTGTCACCTGTCAGAACCTTGACCGAAACTCCTTTTTTCCCCAAAAGGCGAATAGCTTCCATCGCCGTTTCTTTCGGAGGATCCAGAAACGCCACATAGCCAAGGAGGGTGAGATCCGACTCGTCGGCCACAGAATAGGAGGGGCCACGCTGTGAGACTTCTTTTGCCGCAACGGCGATGACACGCATTCCGTCATTGTTGAGATCATTGGCAAGTGCCATGCAGCGATCCCTTGAGACCGACTCGATCGGGATGATCTCACCGTCAATTTCGGCAAATTGGCAGATATTGAAGATCTCCTCGAGAGCGCCCTTGCAGATCAGAACATGGCTCCTGTCCTTCCTCTCGAGGATGACGGACATTCGTTTTCTCGCGAAATCAAATGGGATCTCGTCGATCTTCTGATAATCCCGCTCGACGGCCAGGTCTCCCCAGATTTCATGATGTTTCAAGATCGCGACATCCAGAAGATTTTTCAGACCCGTCTGATAGAAGCTGTTTAGAAAGGCATATTTCAGAACATGGTTCTTTGGATTGCCGAGGGGGTCCACATACTTTTCAAGAACAACCTTGTCCTGTGTCAATGTTCCTGTCTTGTCGGTGCATAAAACATCGATGGCACCAAAGTTCTGAATGGCCGGAAGCCTCTTGACGATGACCTTTCTCTTGGCCATCGACAAGGCTCCTCTTGCAAGATTCACCGTGACAATCATCGGAAGCATCTCGGGCGTCAGCCCGACGGCAACCGCCACGGCAAACATGAACGCCTCAAGCCAGGCCCCCTTGGAAAACCCATTGATCAGAAAGACCATCGGTGTCATGACCACCATGAATTTCAGCATGAGCCATGTAAAACGGTGTATTCCGCGATCGAATGAAGACAGGGAGCGCCCTTCGGAGATGGTTTTTGCAACGGATCCGAGAAACGTCTCCCTTCCGGTTTTCAGAACAATCGCCTGGGCTGTTCCACTGATCACATTGGTTCCCATAAAACAGATGTTTTGAAGGTCCGGAAGGTTGACCGTTCTTGAAGCGTCAGGAGGCGGGGGGAACGGGAATTTCTCCACCGGAAGGGACTCTCCTGTCAGTGAGGACTGACTGACAAACAGATCCTTGGAATAGGTCAGCCGCACATCGGCGGGTACCATGTCTCCTGCCGAAAGGTGGATCAGGTCGCCGGGAACCACCTCCCGGATGGGAACCTCCTGACGGATGGAAATCATTTTATCTTCCGAAGACTCTTCCTCTTTTGCCGGCCCTGACCTGACGACCCTGATCACCGTGGCCTTGGTGCTCACCATCGCTTTCAGACGCATCGCTGCCTGACTTGAGCGGTATTCCTGAAAAAAAGTAAGGAAAACGCTGACCGTGACCATGATTCCCATAACAACGGAACCGCTTTTGTCATCCGTCAGATAGGAGATGATCGCCAGAGCTGTCAGCAGAAGGATGAAAGGGTTCAAGAATGCCTTCAGAAGCTGTTTTGGCCAATGAAGACCCTCCTGATCAATTTCATTGGTTCCGATCGCAGCAAGCCTGGCTCTGGCAATCTCCTCGGTCAGCCCCTGTGGACTTCCCTCAAGCACATTCAAAAGCTCTTCAAGATTCCATCGGCTGGCTTTTTGAAAAAAACCGTTGTGTCGGTAGGGCTCAGAAGAGTCCGGCCTTTGTGGCGGATTTTTAAAACCACCCTCTTTTTTTGGTTGAACAAGCATAAAATCCCCTCGAAAACTTTTGCGGAACGAGTGATCCGCGCAGATTGAATACAGGCGATTGTCCCACCCAGAGTGATAAAGGGGCCCAAGTTTTCCCTTAAGATATGGAAGCCGGGGGGACAATCGGCCTATCGGTCATCAGATCGGCGATTCCGACCTGTTCATGGCTCGAAATCCCTATGGAGAGATTCTCCCGAGGATTCCCGGCTCATTTAACAGGGTCAGAACGAAACGGATCCTGAAAAAAAAGATCTGAAAAACGTGACGCACGGTGCGAAACAGGAAGCGAAACATGGGGACCTCCCCCTTTTTTGAAAAAGATTCACGATAGAGCAAAAGGAGCGGACCGAAAAAAGCTCTTGAGCCGTTCAAAATGGACAGGCGCATGGCGTTTTTGGTCTGGCTTAACGATCACTCATTGGGTTTCAAAAAAGCGGAAGGGAACAGGAGGAGAAAAACATGGAGGAAAAATCGATTTAAAGCATTTCCTCCTTTCCCTTCCGCCTAGGACTCGAGTCTTGACCCATCAGGGCCCTTTCTTTTGTTAGGGAAGATGGCTTTTCCGAAAAAAACCCTCTTAAGGGAGTCTTTCCGGCCCATTCCTTCACCTTGGTGGCGGCATCCCGAACAGGAATCCGAAAAATCAGGACCCAATCCGATGACACCTTCGGTAAGCTGTCCAATCATTCATTTCAGTCGAGATGATCAGGAGCATCTTCGCTCATGATTAAACGAAGATTTTCAAAGGTAACCGGCCCGAGTCTTGGTTGTCAAGGATTTTTTCCATTTCCAGAATATTTTTGAAAATCCGCTCCATCTTCGGAGCAAAGGAAGAGCTACAGGAACCGTCAGTTTTTTTTACAGAACCATCAGATCTTTTTACAGAAAGATTGGTCCGATGCACAAAAAAAAACATCTCCCAAACCAAAAAAATCCTTTAATCCTTTAAAAACAATAAAAACATATACCTGGCACAACACTTGCTTATGAAATCGCAACAAGAATTTTAACCCGATGGGAATATCCCAAAGGGTCGATCTGGACCTCAGTGGAATCCATGCTTCCCTAACCAAGGACGGAACATGAAACATTCAATCCTTTTGAAAAGCCTTCTTGCGGTGGCTATCCTCACAACCTCATACCTTCCAGATGCTTACGCTGCCTTCTCTTTTGGTGAAGTAAACGGATATCAGGATGTCACCATGAACGCTTCCGATGTGGGACAATCTTTTACGGCCAACTGGCTCTGTAGCGCCAACACGACTTGCAACAATCCGAAAATAGTAAATCCTTCCCCGGTCAATCTCAGTGCAACCGGAACATTTACACTGGACCAATACGGAAGCAACTATGTCAAGATCTCTGCAACCATCAAAAACACGACAATCTCGAGCTTTCAAGCCGCGTTGATGTCCATCGGTCTTTCCACACAGCTCTCCAACTCGAACATCTCTCCTTCATGGAACATACCCGGAGATTCGGGATCTCAAGGAACAATCTTCAAAAGTTATAGCTCTCCAGGTAATTTCCCAGGAGGGTTTAGCGGAATCAACGCCTGTTTCTGGGCAGGAATAAACTGTAGCGGGGGACCCATTACTAGCGGGCTTGGAAATGGTTACACTAAACTGGGCCCATCGACCGACTCATTCACCTTCTTCCTGACATCAAATACCGGAACCATCGGTTCCTCATTGACGCTTTCCGATTTTGCGGTCAAGTTTCAGACACAAGCTGGTTCCTATGAATTCGGCGATGGACTGGGTCCTTCTCCGACACCGGAACCCGGATCTTTCTGGCTTCTCGGTTCCGCACTTCTGGCCATGATCGGCTTCTCTCTCCGAAAGACAATGCCCAAAAAAGCCTGAGACTAGTTTCAGAGCCATATCCGGAATGCCAGGAAAACCTGGCATTCCCCTCTTTACTATTTCCCCACCTTCCCCCCCAAAAATCTCCCTTCAGCACATCCATCGACAAAAGAGCCTCTGGCATGTTTTATTGATGCAAAGGGTTTTAAAACGCACCGGCATTTCAGATTGAGATTTGTGCTTATGTCATGCGGAGAATCAAGATTGATCGAGTGCCATTCAAACATGACTCATAAAAGAGATTCTGCTCCTTTCAGAAACTTCCTCACATCCATTTTTCTGATCGTTTTCCTATTTTCTCCGTCTGAAAAGCCCCCTGTATTTGGCCAGAGCATTACTCAACAGGACCAGACCATTCTTCCTTCATCAGATTTCAATCCCTGCCTCCGGATTCTGTCGATCGATGGAGGAGGCGTCCGGGGCATCATTCCCGCAGCGGTTCTTGAAAGGATCGAAGAAGAAACCGGGGAACCGGTCAGCAGACTGTTTGACTTCATTTCGGGAACATCCACAGGGGCTGTCATTTCCCTGGCACTGACAAAACCATCAGAAAAGGATTCCCAAAAAGCTCAGTTTTCCGCCAAAGATATTGTCGGATTCTATGAACGCGACAGCAGGATCCTCTTTCCTCCCCCATCAACCGAAACGGAAGAAAAGCGTTTCCTCACCTCAACAAAATACTCACCGGAACCGCCACTGAACATTTTCAGGCAAACCTTTGGCAAAACCGGACTAAAAAAGTCCCTCGTTCCCATTCTTGTTCCAACCTACAACATCAAGGAGAAGAAACCGTTTTTCTTTAAAAGCTGGGTCAAAAGCACCAACGACTACCCGATGAGTGAAGTCGCCCGGGCGGCTGTTGCCGCCCCGGGCTACTTCCCCCCTGTCGAACTTCCCGCCCACAGGCAAACATCCTCCCCAAAACAGACAATTGTACTGGTCGACGGCGGAGTCTTTGCCAATAATCCCATGAGATATGCCTTGGAAAACTCCTATCAATTGGGCAATATCCGAAAAGGCATTTTTCTCCTGTCTCTTGGAACAGGAAAAACCTCTCCCGAACACCCAAGAGAAAGCCCTTATCACTGGGAAGAGGCACAATGGCCATCACCACTAAAAAATCTTCTCTTTGCTGATCCACCCATTAGCAACCAAGAGTCATCCTCCCAGATCACACTGCGGATGGAGCCCGTCATTCCAGCGGAAAACGCCGCAATGGACAATGCCCGAGAACAAAACCTGCTGACGCTCAGAAATATCTCCAAGCAGATGATGAATCAAAACCGACCAGCCTTCAAAAGGATTTTGAGGATTCTCAAAACACCTCGGCCGGCCGGTTGTTTCAGAGAGGGCAACCTCCCGGATTGACCGGAAAACAGACCATTCGGCCAATCATTATCCTCCATTTCATCTGACCGATTTTTGTCTAACTGCCTTTATTGTATAGAGCCAAAGCCTCCTCTACGGATTGGTCCAGTACGGCAATGGCGTGAATCGCGCGACAAAAACGGATAGCTTCCTCAAAAGAACGTTGATGAACATTTCTTCCGGTGGCACAACCGGATGTGCCACCAAGATGAATCTGATCATAGAGACGCTTTAAAAAGCTGGGAACGGTGGTCTCGGCGCCACCGGCGCAAACCACCTGGGATCTGCCGGCCGCCGCCACCGCTTCCCTGAGCAACATCCCGTCCATCTGGCCGGACGGATCAACAGGAGGATTAATCTTTATAAAATCTGCACCCAGACAGGCCCCGACACCAGCTCCTCCGGCAATCAAATGGGCATCGTTCTCATTCCCAACAGATCGTCCTCTCGGATAAACCCACAAGACAAATACCAGACCCATCTGATGTGCCTCAAAAATGAGTCTTGAAGCCTCGGACAACATTGCTGGCTCATACTCGCTTCCCGGATAAAGGGTATAACCGAGAGCCACAACGCGCACTCCGGCATGGCGAACAAACTGTTCAACCTGGGATGTTTCCTGCCACTGGAGACTGACAGGATCCTTCTGGTCCTTCTTCACAAGATGGGTTTTTGAATTCAGCTTGATCAGATAAGGAATATCGCGATAATCCATCCCATACCGCGCAATCAGACCCATCTGGCCTGCAAAGCAACCGACAGGAGCGCTCTGGGCTATTTTAAAAAGATGCTCCGGAGAAGAATCATCAGCCGCCACGGCAGCCCCGACAAAATCATCATTCAGATGCTCAACCTTTTGATCCCCGGCCATGAGGAAAAGCCGTCCGGTCTCTTTTGTCATCAAACGATAATTCTCTTCGTAGCGTCTTCTCGCCGCGCCTCTCGGCACATCCAGGGGAATTGACAATTTCATCATAACGCCCTCCCTACCAGTTAAAGGAATCATCAACTTCATGGAAAGCTTCGGCAAACATGCCCCTCAGCTCAAATCATAACATTCACTTCATGATCCCCCCAAACGTTCAAACTCCTCCCTTACAAAACCGACATCCGCGAACCTGCCATGATTGACCAGATCGGAAAAAGCATGTCATAGTGGTGGACCGGTACTGATCCGCATTCATTTCCCCCGACCCGAACATGAAAAATCGTCCAGTTGGGAAATCAAAATGAATCGACGAGCCTTCCCGGGGCATGCGGAGGAGAACAACAGCTTTGGCTGCCGCTCCCCGTCCATCCAGTTTGACAAAATAAAGCTTGATCAAATACAATTACAGGACGTAAAGATCTGAAAAAACGTCACCATTTTCCGTTGTCTCCGATGGAATGATTGCCGCCGGAATCAATCGTACGGGGAACTATTATCTGTTAAGGAGATCCTGTGTCCCAATATCGCGTAGCAGTTGGTCCTGAAGCATTTCTTCCCCCCTCCGCAGCCATGATGGGGATTTCTCTCCCCGACCCGGGTGAAGGGCATATTGAAGGTGTCCTTGTCCCAGAGATTCAGGCTATCGAAGAAGCTGCAAGAAGGCTTTCCAAAGCCAAGGTTCCGACCTTTTTCCCTGGTCCGCTCGTTCTTTGGAAGTGGAACGAAAAATCTGCAAAAATGGCCAAGGTCATCAAAAGGGCTTCTGTCGAAGGGGGCATCAACATCATCCCCATGACAGACTACCGCCCCAAATATCCAAAGATTGATCCTGAAACAGAAATCAATCCCAACCATCCCAACCTCACCATATGGCACAACAAGATCGATGCGTGCCTGTTTGTTGGCGTCCATTGCCACCAAGCCAACCTGGCTCTCAAGATCATTCGTGGCGGAACAGACTGTTTCACAATGGCCTTCTGTTCTTTTTCCGGACATGAGGATGCCAATCTGTCGGTAAGGGATACTTCCCCGGAAACGTTCGAGCTATTGACAGACTTTCTCATCAAAATGCGTTCCAACTCAAAAGGGTTTTAAGAATACCCTTTTGGCAGGAAAACCATATTGTCCATAAGGAGGAGTTCCCTAGAGGGATTTCTCCTTTTATGGCGATAAGGCAGGGGATGCCGGGAGAAAAATCAGTTTTCCGGATCCATTTGTATATGTAGCGGTTTATGGCCGCCAATATTCTTCTATCCAATCAACGTTTCACAAAAGGAGTGGAAGTGAATCCTTACAAAGTCATGAGGGGTCCGGAAGGATTCCTGCCCCCGGCAGCGGCATTGGCCGGAAACATACTCCCCGAGCCAGGATTTGGCCACATCGAAGGAAGAATCGTCAACGAGGACCAGGCTGTCGAAGAAGCTGCAAGAATGTTTGTCGGCGCAAAGGTTCCAACGATTTTCCCGGGTCCCCTTGTTCTCTGGGGATGGAACGAAAAAGCCATCAAGACTGCTGAGGCGGTCGAGCGTCTTTCCATCGCAGGTGGAATCAACATTATCCCGATGCCGGACTATCGCCCGAAATACCCGAAGATTGATCCAGAAGCAGAAATCAACCCGAATCACCCCAACCTCACCATATGGCACAACAAAATCGATGTTTGCATGTTTATCGGTGTGCACTGCCATTATGCCAATCTTTCGCTCAAGATCATTCGCGGCGGAACAGCCTGCTACACAATGGCATTCTGCGCAGAGGCAGGCCATGAAGATGCCAACCTCAGCGTCAGGGACATGTCTCCAACAAAGCTTGACAAAGTGACCGAAATCGTCAAGAAGCTGAAAACGAATTCAAAAGGGTTTTGATCAACACTCCGAAAGGCCAGACGTTAGAAGATCTGGCCTTTCGGACATTGGTTAAACCAATCGGGATCATCTCATCCATTCCTTCCGATTTGCACTCCGACGATTTCCCCCAATCTCTCTATGACCTGTTCGCACCGTAGTATAGCGGTATAACCCAGTCAATCTCCTGAAACAAAAACTGCAGCCGATACCACCCATAAGATTTTGAATTCCAACACATCAAGGTAAAGATCCCTCAATGGATCTCCTATCGGTGAGTGATGACAAAAAAACTCCCGTCTTACGCCTTCTGATAAACCGTTTAAGCCATTCTGAGCCGGAGCGAAAATATCCCTTGATCCACGGATCAAAAAATCCGATTTCATGACTGTCACTGGCCTCCTTCAGACAAATGGAACATTGGAGACGCTTCCGCTTTGACAGACCCACCGGTCACTGGGATAATGGACCATCGCTCCATCCCAGAAAATCAGATTCACTACCGGTTCCTGAACGAGCCCTCTTGAAGAAACGGATATTTCCATGACCTTGACCATCAATTTCGCTTCTTCTGCATCATGACCAATCCGTTTGGAGTCCTTCCGATCATTCTTCTCCTGATCCCTCTTGTCCCTTTCCTGGGGGGAGCGGTCGTTTTTTTCCTCAAAAAAGACGAGAACATATCCTTCAGGCTTCTTTTTCCATTAGGTGCCCTGTCACTTCTAGGCTCCGTCATCATGGACGCGGCTTCCCCGTGGAATGGCCATCCCGTGAATTTCGTCCTCTTTCCGGATCCATTTTCAGAGATACCCGGCCCAGGAATCTCCATTTCCTGGGATCCTCTCTCCGGAATCCTGTCCATTTTCATACTCCTCGTGTTTCTCAACATTCTGACCTTCTCGCGTCGAACCATGTCGACCGAACCCTATGCCGGAGCGTTTTTATCCGCCCTCTCCCTGGCCACCGGATCCCTCCTTCTTCTCGTGACAGCAAGGCACCTCTTGTTGATCTACCTTGCCTGGGAACTGGTCCTTCTCGCCTTGATTCTCCTCTTGATCCACCATCGCCACAGATCACTCTCCGCAATGGGAGTGATCTCCACCTGGACCATGAACCAGCTTGGCGGGGGACTTCTGCTCTCGGGATTTCTTCTTGTCGGAAAGATGGCAGGAACCTTCGATCTCGACACCCTTTTCCGAAGACTCGATCCCCAACTGGGCCTCTTACAGGGAAGCCCCGGAGAGCTCATCCTCGCCTGCACGCTCATCTCCTGTGGACTCTGCATCAGATCCGTCCAGTTTCCATTTCACGGCTGGCTTTTAACAACACTCGACGCACCCACTCCCGTATCGGCCTTCATGCATGCCGGCATCGTCAATGCGGGAGGTTTTTTGCTGACCAGGCTCGCTCCGCTTTTCAATACAACGCCGATTGTTCTTGATGGACTGTTTCTTGTCGGAGCCACCACAGCGGTCGCCGGATCGGCCATGATGCTCATTCAGGTCCGGGTCAAAAATACCCTGGTCTACTCCACCATCGGGCAAATGGGATACATGATCGCCGAATGCGGACTTGGTGTTTTTCCTGCCGCCATTTTCCACATGATCGCCCACGGGATTTTTAAAGGGACCCTTTTTCTAGGATCGGGAAGCATCATCCACGAGATCCGGGTCAACGAACACGAACCAAAGGGCGTCGTCCGAAAACTCTTCGGACGACATCACAAAGTCGGTATCCTTCTTCTTGGGATGATTGTCATTGTTCCCCTTGGCTGGCTCTGGTACCACATGATACGGGGCGGAGGGTTCCTACCTCAAAACGGGGCCTTCATCCTGATCATGTTTGGGGTTGCAACCGCCATCCAGACAGTTCTTTCCCTGACCAGATCCCGCCACCTGCTCACACCAAAATCCTTGGGAATCATGGCCGGAGCCCTCATCACCCTCGTGGGACTATATTGGGGATCCATCCATCTTTTTGACCAGATGCTGGAAGTCGTGGTTGGAAAACCCTCTCCCGAGGAGGTGGACAACCGGTTGAGGTTCCTCGTTCCGGCGACCTTTACAACCATGGCCTATATTCTTTTCCTTGGCGGAGGTCTTCTGATGAGGGAGGGAAAATCTTCCCCTGCTGTCTCACCGGCTCTTTTAAACAAAATTCACGGTCTTCTGGGAAGGGATCTCGGCGTCTCAACCTTTGCCCGTAGACTCATCACCGAGCCCCTGATGGCCATTGCCCGTACCATCAGGTCGCTTACGATCAAACCCGGAGACCTTTCCGTCAGGGATCGGGAACTTTGATGAAAGACCCTTTACTCCTGACCATCCTGTTGCTCCTACCTATTTTTTCGATGGTGCTGAACTTCCTTTCCGGAAAAAAAGAGGATCCATTCAACCGGGAAAGCCATTCCCTGGCCCGTTTGTCAAAGCTCTGGCCAATGATTCTCTTTTCTCTTGTCGCCGCCGTTCTGGGAAAACAGCTTGAAGCGCCGCTGACATTTACAATTCTTGCATCGCTTCCTCTTCTTTTGTTTCTTCCGCTCGATGACACAATAGACCCTCTCCGAAACACCCGAACGATCTCGTCACTTCTGACGATTTTCTTTGCGTCGGGCTTTCTGATCTCTCCCGACTCGCTCTGGGCAACCCTGTTTTGGGAAGGATTACTCATATCCCTTCTCTTCTCCGGAACATTCGGGAGAATCACGAAGGTCGATGATAATTTTCGTACAAGCGGGGTTCCCTTCCCCCTTTTGATTTCCGCCCTTTTATTTCCGGCTTCCCAGTGGTTGTCGGGAACCCTTCCCGGACAACACATCCATGTTTCGCTTCTCTCTTTCACGACTGGAATCGTTGCACTCGGACTCTTTCTGCCTTCGGCCCCATTCATGAAATGGCTCCTTCTTTTCCCGGATGACAAACTGACGGCCAGAAGCTATTTCCAGCGGGTAGCGCTCACGCTGGTCGCGACAGATGGCCTCATGAGATTCATCCTTCCCCAGCAGTCTCTTGCCGGCAGATCGTTTTTATTGTCCCATGGACACCTGACACTCTTGTCGATGCTTCTCGTGATATCGGCGCTTCTCGCCCAGATCCAGGGACTGGCTCTTGCCTTTAGTGAGCCGGTTCTCTTTCGCCGAGTGGCCTACCTGACATTCTCCCAGTCGACACTTCTTGCCACCGCCATCCTTCTTGGAGGCAGCCATCGGGAAACCATCCTGACCCTTCTGTCCGTATCGCTCATCTCATGCACTGTCACCATCGGCATGCCCCTGTTCCATATCGAGCTCCAAACCCGGCACAGGACCCTTTCAAGCCTTGGTGGCCTCCTGGTCAACATGCCCAGGACTGCGATCCTCATGGCTCTGGGAAGCATCGCCTTTTCAGGTTTTCCAGGATTTTCCCTCGCGGCGGCCTTTTCCTTTTTTGCTTTTGACAGGTGGGCGATTCCTTACCTTCTCCTCTCACTCTTTCTTGTAACGATCACCGGGATCCTTCTCGGCAGAACGCTCGGCAATCTTTTCCTTGGAGAGGAACCTAAAGCCTCTTACCGGCCAAGAGACTTGTCCCTGTGGTCTTTCTCCCTGGGGATCCTTCTACTGCTTCCGATCACCCTGCTGGCGTTCTACCCCCCAAGCTCCGGACACGGACTCTTTCACCGCCCAGGCTTCAATCAGTCCCTTTCCATAAAGACAGGATCTTCAAAATGAACAATGCCCTGACACCTGCCAGCATCGAACTGAGGTCACGGATCCGTCTGGCACTCTCCATGATCCCCACAGCCTGGCCGCTGGACGGTTTCATCCACCATAACCCCCTCCACGGACTGACCGACCTCCACTTCACGAAAGCCCTTTCACAGGGGGCCACCCTGTTTGGGGGAGGCGTGTGGCCGACCCGCTCCTATCTGAGGGATCAGTTCAAAAAAGGATCCCTGACCCGCTCCGCCCTTCGAAAAACCCTTCTGGAGGCGAATGTCCTTCTGAAAAGCGAAAGCACTGATCCCGGAGTCGAACTCGATTCTCCAAACGACGCCGGGCTGCCTTCACTGACACTTTCCCGGATATTCATGTCGGAGCTCCTTGTTGATCCGCCAACACCTGTGTTTTGGGAGAGGGACTGGGACCAATCCCTTCCCGGTGAAGAGACGGAAGACCCAGCATGGGATTCGATCATCGACGAGCTTTGTCAATCTGGAGAAGAACTCGGATTGCTCCAGGACAGAAAAGTGGTCAGGAAAAACGTTGCGGCGATTGCCCGAAAGGTCAGGGATCTCCATA
Encoded proteins:
- a CDS encoding cistern family PEP-CTERM protein, with product MKHSILLKSLLAVAILTTSYLPDAYAAFSFGEVNGYQDVTMNASDVGQSFTANWLCSANTTCNNPKIVNPSPVNLSATGTFTLDQYGSNYVKISATIKNTTISSFQAALMSIGLSTQLSNSNISPSWNIPGDSGSQGTIFKSYSSPGNFPGGFSGINACFWAGINCSGGPITSGLGNGYTKLGPSTDSFTFFLTSNTGTIGSSLTLSDFAVKFQTQAGSYEFGDGLGPSPTPEPGSFWLLGSALLAMIGFSLRKTMPKKA
- a CDS encoding beta/alpha barrel domain-containing protein, with amino-acid sequence MMKLSIPLDVPRGAARRRYEENYRLMTKETGRLFLMAGDQKVEHLNDDFVGAAVAADDSSPEHLFKIAQSAPVGCFAGQMGLIARYGMDYRDIPYLIKLNSKTHLVKKDQKDPVSLQWQETSQVEQFVRHAGVRVVALGYTLYPGSEYEPAMLSEASRLIFEAHQMGLVFVLWVYPRGRSVGNENDAHLIAGGAGVGACLGADFIKINPPVDPSGQMDGMLLREAVAAAGRSQVVCAGGAETTVPSFLKRLYDQIHLGGTSGCATGRNVHQRSFEEAIRFCRAIHAIAVLDQSVEEALALYNKGS
- a CDS encoding carbon monoxide dehydrogenase beta subunit family protein, encoding MNPYKVMRGPEGFLPPAAALAGNILPEPGFGHIEGRIVNEDQAVEEAARMFVGAKVPTIFPGPLVLWGWNEKAIKTAEAVERLSIAGGINIIPMPDYRPKYPKIDPEAEINPNHPNLTIWHNKIDVCMFIGVHCHYANLSLKIIRGGTACYTMAFCAEAGHEDANLSVRDMSPTKLDKVTEIVKKLKTNSKGF
- a CDS encoding patatin-like phospholipase family protein — encoded protein: MIECHSNMTHKRDSAPFRNFLTSIFLIVFLFSPSEKPPVFGQSITQQDQTILPSSDFNPCLRILSIDGGGVRGIIPAAVLERIEEETGEPVSRLFDFISGTSTGAVISLALTKPSEKDSQKAQFSAKDIVGFYERDSRILFPPPSTETEEKRFLTSTKYSPEPPLNIFRQTFGKTGLKKSLVPILVPTYNIKEKKPFFFKSWVKSTNDYPMSEVARAAVAAPGYFPPVELPAHRQTSSPKQTIVLVDGGVFANNPMRYALENSYQLGNIRKGIFLLSLGTGKTSPEHPRESPYHWEEAQWPSPLKNLLFADPPISNQESSSQITLRMEPVIPAENAAMDNAREQNLLTLRNISKQMMNQNRPAFKRILRILKTPRPAGCFREGNLPD
- the mgtA gene encoding magnesium-translocating P-type ATPase, which translates into the protein MLVQPKKEGGFKNPPQRPDSSEPYRHNGFFQKASRWNLEELLNVLEGSPQGLTEEIARARLAAIGTNEIDQEGLHWPKQLLKAFLNPFILLLTALAIISYLTDDKSGSVVMGIMVTVSVFLTFFQEYRSSQAAMRLKAMVSTKATVIRVVRSGPAKEEESSEDKMISIRQEVPIREVVPGDLIHLSAGDMVPADVRLTYSKDLFVSQSSLTGESLPVEKFPFPPPPDASRTVNLPDLQNICFMGTNVISGTAQAIVLKTGRETFLGSVAKTISEGRSLSSFDRGIHRFTWLMLKFMVVMTPMVFLINGFSKGAWLEAFMFAVAVAVGLTPEMLPMIVTVNLARGALSMAKRKVIVKRLPAIQNFGAIDVLCTDKTGTLTQDKVVLEKYVDPLGNPKNHVLKYAFLNSFYQTGLKNLLDVAILKHHEIWGDLAVERDYQKIDEIPFDFARKRMSVILERKDRSHVLICKGALEEIFNICQFAEIDGEIIPIESVSRDRCMALANDLNNDGMRVIAVAAKEVSQRGPSYSVADESDLTLLGYVAFLDPPKETAMEAIRLLGKKGVSVKVLTGDNDLVTRKICREVGLEVDSLMLGGELSEISDEDLDSRVEKTTVFAKLSPSQKERIIRSLQRKGHVVGFMGDGINDAPALLASDIGISVDNAVDIAKESADIILLEKSLLVLEEGIIEGRKVFGNIIKYIKMGSSSNFGNVFSILGSSVFLPFLPMQPVQLLTQNLLYDLSQTAIPFDHVDEEYLEKPRKWEIGDIGRFMVVMGPISSIFDYATFAVMWFVFKANSPASAGLFQSGWFIEGLLSQTLIVHIIRTRKIPFLQSRASAPLLVMTSLIMILGVAIPFSSLGAKVGLVPLPWSYFPWLLALLVPYCLLAQMVKNLFIRRYGFN
- a CDS encoding carbon monoxide dehydrogenase beta subunit family protein, which translates into the protein MSQYRVAVGPEAFLPPSAAMMGISLPDPGEGHIEGVLVPEIQAIEEAARRLSKAKVPTFFPGPLVLWKWNEKSAKMAKVIKRASVEGGINIIPMTDYRPKYPKIDPETEINPNHPNLTIWHNKIDACLFVGVHCHQANLALKIIRGGTDCFTMAFCSFSGHEDANLSVRDTSPETFELLTDFLIKMRSNSKGF